In Monodelphis domestica isolate mMonDom1 chromosome 4, mMonDom1.pri, whole genome shotgun sequence, one DNA window encodes the following:
- the LOC103098385 gene encoding nectin-2-like produces the protein MDLASSLPFSLLLLLLPLSPCLGATPQSIHVKMPAVVHGLLGKDVQLPCHLVPKGVEVQVSQVTWLRQNQTSGTMSIAVYHPTHGVGFPSTGPGVERLAFVSQSQDPGSEFHNATLLIRDLRGEDEANYTCEFATFPGGNGKGTTLLRVLAEPKSHAESYEVASGPDPVTMASCVSSGGRPPARISWSFPLAGQSHETRTAEPGSDTFTVTSHLTQVPMARANGEKAICKVEHETLREPALLSVTLAVRYCPEVSISSHDDDWYVGRTEASLNCDAQSNPEPTSYNWSTISGSLPSTAVSQGAMLIFHPVDWSVNTTFICQVTNALGTGWANRTIHVKETSSAKESSAASLSTGQVVAIVVGVISVLSILGVFLWKRKSLCPGHQDRSATQEISYTSVACTTSSPQTNPIENGR, from the exons ATGGACCTAGCCAGCTCCCTGCCCTTCTCCCTGCTCCTGCTACTGCTGCCGCTGTCTCCATGCTTAGGAGCCA CTCCTCAAAGTATACATGTGAAGATGCCTGCAGTGGTCCATGGCCTCCTGGGGAAAGATGTACAACTCCCTTGTCACCTGGTGCCTAAGGGAGTGGAAGTCCAGGTGTCCCAGGTGACATGGCTACGCCAAAACCAGACAAGTGGCACCATGAGCATAGCTGTCTACCACCCAACCCATGGTGTTGGTTTCCCCAGCACAGGGCCTGGTGTGGAGCGCCTGGCATTTGTCTCCCAAAGCCAGGATCCAGGCTCAGAGTTCCACAATGCCACCCTACTCATTCGGGACCTGAGGGGTGAAGATGAAGCCAATTATACCTGCGAATTTGCCACCTTCCCTGGAGGGAATGGCAAGGGCACCACATTGCTTAGAGTGCTAG CTGAACCTAAGAGCCACGCAGAGTCCTATGAGGTGGCCTCAGGCCCCGATCCCGTGACCATGGCCAGCTGTGTCTCCAGTGGGGGCCGCCCACCCGCTCGCATCTCCTGGTCTTTTCCGCTGGCTGGACAGAGCCATGAGACCAGGACCGCAGAGCCAGGGTCTGACACCTTCACCGTCACCAGTCACCTAACCCAGGTTCCGATGGCCCGAGCCAATGGGGAGAAGGCCATCTGTAAGGTGGAGCACGAGACCCTCAGGGAGCCTGCCCTGCTCTCCGTCACCTTGGCCGTGAGAT aCTGCCCCGAGGTCTCCATCTCAAGCCACGATGATGACTGGTATGTTGGACGAACAGAAGCGTCCTTGAACTGCGATGCCCAAAGCAACCCTGAGCCCACATCCTATAACTGGAGCAC GATCTCTGGCTCTCTCCCTTCAACAGCTGTATCCCAAGGCGCCATGCTCATCTTCCACCCTGTGGACTGGTCAGTCAATACCACGTTCATCTGCCAAGTCACTAACGCTCTGGGCACAGGATGGGCCAATCGAACCATCCATGTCAAAG AGACGTCATCCGCCAAGGAATCCTCAGCAGCTTCATTGTCCACAGGACAAGTGGTGGCCATTGTGGTAGGAGTGATCTCGGTCCTCTCCATCCTGGGGGTTTTCCTGTGGAAAAGAAAGTCCCTGT GTCCAGGCCACCAGGACCGTTCAGCTACCCAG GAAATCTCCTATACCTCAGTGGCCTGCACTACCAGTTCACCCCAGACTAACCCAATAGAGAATGGCAGATGA